The Benincasa hispida cultivar B227 chromosome 9, ASM972705v1, whole genome shotgun sequence genome has a segment encoding these proteins:
- the LOC120086690 gene encoding flowering-promoting factor 1-like protein 2 yields MSGVWVFRSNGVMRLVENSQAGDDYSSDGHHHQHHVNGGGRKKILVHLPSGQTVSSYGFLQKILEGLGWERYYEGDPDFFQFHKRSSIDLISLPMDFSKFNSIYMYDLVIKNPNVFHVREP; encoded by the coding sequence ATGTCAGGCGTTTGGGTTTTCCGATCCAACGGTGTGATGCGCCTCGTCGAAAACTCTCAAGCCGGCGACGACTACTCCTCCGACGGCCACCACCACCAGCACCACGTCAACGGCGGCGGAAGAAAGAAGATTCTAGTTCATCTTCCTTCAGGACAAACGGTTTCTTCGTACGGATTCCTCCAAAAGATTCTAGAAGGTTTAGGATGGGAACGGTATTACGAAGGCGATCCAGATTTCTTCCAATTTCACAAACGTTCTTCTATTGATCTCATTTCTCTTCCAATGGATTTCTCCAAATTCAACTCCATTTACATGTACGATCTCGTCATTAAAAACCCTAACGTCTTTCACGTTCGAGAACcctaa